The following DNA comes from Marinihelvus fidelis.
GATGGTCTTACGAAGGCGAATTTCCCGAGCTGATCATCGCCGATGGCGAAAACGTCTGGCTTTATGACGAAGCGCTGGAGCAGGTCACGGTGCGGCCGCAGTCGGCGCTGGCGGCTGATTCGCCGCTGATGTTGCTGACCAACCCCGATGATATCGACGCGCAGTTCACGGTCACGGAGCTCGGCACCATCGACGGTGCCATGTTGCTGGAGCTCTCGACGCGCGGCGGCGATGCGGAGTTCGACCGCGTCCTGATCGGGTTCGCTGAAAACCGGCCCGTGTCGATGGTGATGGAAGATGCTTTCGGCATGCGCACGGAGATTCGCTTCGGCGAGGTGCAGCGCAACCCGGAGCTGGAGCCGGGCCAGTTTGCCTTCACGCCGCCTGACGGCGTCGACGTCGTCGGCGAATTGGCAGACGACGCCGAAGCGTTCGGGCTCGACGACGCCTCGCAATGAACGCGCTGGGGGTCCAGTTGCTGGCGGTGGCTTTCGGAGGTGCCGTCGGTGCCGGGCTGCGGTTCCTGGTGGGCATGGGCGTCCACCACTGGATGGGCAAAGGGTTTCCGTGGGGAACACTGGCCGTGAACATCATCGGCTCCGCCCTGATCGGTTACTGCCTGGTCATCCTTCCCGAGCAGCAGGGCGCATCACCGCTGCCCCGTTTGCTTCTGATTACCGGTGTGCTGGGCGGCTTCACGACCTACAGCGCGTTCTCCGTCGAGACCCTGCAACTGTTTCATGCCGGGCAGTTACAGCGTGCGATGCTGAACGTACTGGTGACCGTGGCCTGTTGCCTGGCCGCCGTCTGGGTCGGTCACGCACTGGCGCGGTGGTTGCACGGGGCGGCCTGACGGTACAATGCCGCCTTTGCCGACACCCTGAACCCAGATCATGCTTGACCCCGTATTGCTGAGAAAAGACCCGGCGGCCGTTGCGGCCCGCCTGCAGGCCCGTGGATACACGCTGGACGTGGATCGTTACCAGGCCCTGGAAGAGCGCCGCAAGGCGACCCAGGAGCGGCTGGAGTCGCTTAAAGCCGAGCGCAACCAGAGCGCCAAGTCGATTGGCCAGGCCAAGGCCCGTGGCGAGGACATCCAGCCGCTGCTGGACGCCGTCGCTCGCCTGGGACAGGAACTGGAGCAGCTCGAGGGCGAGTTTCGCGCCGTTCGCGAGGAACAGACCGCGTGGCTACTGGAGATGCCCAACATGGCCGCCGACGGCGTGCCCGCGGGCAACGACGATAACGACAACCTGGAAGTCCGCCGCTGGGGTGAACCGCCGGCGTTTGATTTCCAGCCCCGTGACCACGTCGAACTGGGGCAGGGCACCGGTCTTTTGGATTCCGAAGCGGCCGCCAAGCTCTCCGGCGCCCGCTTTACCGTGCTGCGGGGGCCGATGGCCCGCCTGCACCGTGCGCTGGCGCAGTTCATGCTCGACACGCACACTGGCGACCACGGCTACACCGAGGTCTACCTGCCTTACCTGGTGAATGGTGATGCGATGCAAGGCACCGGCCAGCTGCCGAAGTTCGCAGATGATGCCTTCGCCACCACGGATGAGCCGCCGCGCTACCTGGTGCCCACGGCCGAGGTGCCGATGACCAACCTGGCGGCCGGCGAGATCATCGAGGCCGATGACCTGCCGCTGAAGCTGACGTCACAGACACCGTGCTTTCGGCGCGAAGCGGGCTCGCACGGCCGCGATACCCGCGGCATGATCCGCCAGCACCAATTCGAAAAGGTCGAGCTTGTGCAGGTGACCCGGCCCGAAGACTCACTCGACGCGCTGGATCAGCTCACGGGACACGCCGAGACCATCCTGCAGAAGTTGGGCCTGGCCTACCGCGTGGTGGTGCTGTGCACCGGCGATATGGGTTTCGCCGCGCGCAAGACCCATGACATCGAGGTCTGGCTGCCCGGCCAGGACGCGTACCGCGAGATTTCGTCCTGCAGCGACTGTGGTGACTTCCAGGCGCGCCGCATGCAGGCGCGCTGGCGTAACCCGGAGACGGGCAAGCCTGAACTCGCCCATACGCTGAACGGCTCTGGCCTGGCCGTTGGCCGCACCCTGATTGCCGTGCTGGAGAACTACCAGCAGCGCGATGGCTCGGTGGTGATTCCGGAAGTCCTGCGCCCGTACATGGGCGGCATGGACGTCATTCCGGCACCCTGATACCGCCTCAGGGCACACCCGCGCCCTGGCCGGCGGCCAGGATGCGGAACCATTGCTCGCGATTGAGTTGCAGTGACAGCGCGCCGACCGTGGCGCGCACGCGGCCCAGGTTGCCGGAACCGATAATCGGCAGGGGACGTGACGGCAGGCGCAGCGCCCAGGCATAGGCCACCTGGTCGGGGCTGGCGCCGCCCAGTTCCTCGCCCACCGTTTTCAGTTCCGCCCACAGGCGGGCACCGTCCTCATCATTGGCATCAAAAATCCGTCCGCCGGCCAGGCAGGACCACGCCATGGGCCGTACGCCTTGCTGCTGCGCCTGGTCCAGCGTGCCGTCCCATAGTACGGCGTCGTTGAGCGGGTTGATCTCGACCTGGTTGGTCACCAGCGGCACCGAAAGGGCCGACTGCAGCAATTCGAACTGCCGTGGCGTGAAGTTCGAGACACCGAAGTGCAGGACCTTGCCGGACGCGTGCAACTGTTCGAACGCGTTTGCGACGTCGCTGGCGTTCAACAGCGGGTCGGGGCGGTGCAGCAGCAGCAGGTCAATTCGGTCCGTGCGCAGGTTGCTAAGCGACGCCTCCACGGAATGGATGATCGTCTCCGCGTCGGTATCGTAATGCCCCAGCTGGCAATCCGGAAAACGCGCGGACGGAATGTGGATGCCGAACTTGGTGACGACCTGCAGACGCTCGCGCAGCGCTGGGTCCAGCGCCAGGGCATCACCGAACTGCTCCTCGCAGGTAAAGCCGCCGTAGACCGCAGCATGATCGACGGTGGTGATGCCCAGGTCGACATGCCCCTTGATGAAGTCGAGCAGTTCGGCCGCAGAGTATCCCCATTCGTCCAGGCGCCAGTAGCCCTGGATCAGTGGTGAAAAATGCGGGCCGTTCGGGCCTAACGGTGTCGGGTTCATTGCAATTCCTGTTGTTCAGTTCAGCAAGGCAAGGCTCTTGACCTGGATGTAGACGGCGGCGCCGGGTTCAAGCCCGAGCGCGTCCACGGAGCGTGTGGTGACCCGTGCCAGCACCTGGTCGGCGCCACAGGCCAGCCGGGCGATGACCTGGCCCGGGCCAACGTCGACCAGCGATTCGACGGTGGCGCGCAGGCAGTTGAGAATACTGCTGTCAGCGGGCGGTTGCAGGGTGATGCTGACATCGCGGGCCGCGATTCTGATCCGTACTTTTGACTGCGTTTGCAGTGCCGGCCCCGGCAAAACCAGTCGCCCGCCGGCGATGTCCAGCATGTTCAGTTTCCAGCGCGCATCGTAGCCGCTGACACGAGCGGCCAGGATGGAGCCTGCACCCGGTGAGCGCGTGGTGGCCAGGCCGGTGTCCGTCAGTACCGCCTGGATGGGCCCGCTGGCGGTCATCCTTCCCGCGTCCATCAGCGCGAGATGGTCGCACAGGCGGTCGATCTCGGTGGTGTCGTGGCTGACCATCAGCACCGGAATCTCGAGTTCCCGCTGCAGGCGTTCCAGCCATGGCAGCAGCGTGTCGCGGCGGTCGCGGTCAAGGCCGGCCATAGGTTCATCCAGTAGCAGCAGGGCTGGCCCACGCGCCAGCGCGCGGGCGATGGCGACACGCTTCTGCTCTCCGCCGGACAGGCCCTGTGTGCGACGCTTCAGGAGAGGGCCGATACCCAGCAGGTCGATCGCCTGGGACAGCTGCTGTGTGTCGACACCGTCGCCGCGTCGGCCGGCATAGTCGAGGTTGCCCTGGACATCCAGGTGGTCAAAAAGGCGTGCGTCCTGGAAGACGAAACCCACGCGCCGGCGGTGAACCGGCACGCAGGTGTTGTTGTCCTGCCAGGTCGCCGCGTTCACCACCAGTTGTCCACGCTGCACCTTTTCCAGGCCGGCAATGGCCCGCAACAGCGTGGTCTTGCCCGCGCCGGAGGGGCCCTGGATACCGGTGACACCGCGGCCGGGGAAGTCGAACATGGCATCCATCGAGAATGATTCCCGCGCCAGGACCATGTGGCCGCGAATGCTCATGACCCCAGCCACCGCGCGCGCCGGTTAAAGGCGAAGATGGCGGCGAGCAGGATGAAGGACATCAGCAGCAACACCAGTGAGAGCGCGTGGGCTTCGCCCCATTGCATGGTTTCGACGTGGTCATAGACCGCTATGGAGGCGACCCGGGTCTCGCCCGGGATATTGCCGCCGATCATCAGTACCACGCCGAACTCGCCCAGCGTATGGGCGAACCCCAGTGCGGCGGCAGTCAGGATGCCGGGGCGGGCCAGCGGTAGCGCAACGGTGAAGAAGCGGTCCAGCGGCGAGGCGCCAAGGGTCGCGGCCGCCTCCATCGGTGACCGGCCGATGGCCATGAAGGCGTTCTGAACCGGCTGGACGACAAACGGCAGCGAGTAAATCACCGAGCCGATCACCAGGCCGGTAAAGCTGAATGCCAGCGTGCTGCCGCCCAGCGCCTGGGTGATGCGGCCGGCGAAGCCCTCCGGCCCCATGGCCAGCAACAGGTAGAAGCCCAGCACAGTGGGGGGCAGCACCAGGGGCAGGGCAATGATGGCATCCACCAGGAACCGGCCGCGCCAGCGCCAGCACGACAGTCCCCAGGCCAGCGGGATGCCCAGCAACAGCAACACAGCTGTGCTGACCGCGGCGAGTTTCAGGCTCAACAGCAGGGCGCCGGTCTCAATCATGCCCGGCCACTGTGTCGTAGCCCGCATCTGTGATGATGCGCCGGGCATCCTCTGACGCCAGGAACGCATAAAAGTCACGCGCCGCGGGCGTATCCCTGAGCAGGACCATCTGTTGCACGATGGGTTCGTGCCATTCGGCAGGCACCGACCATGCGCTGCCCGGCCCCCCTGCCATTGAGCGACGTTTCGCCAGTTGCCATTGCGAGGCCGCCACCAGCCCCATGTCCGCATTGCCGCTGGCGACAAACAGCCAGGCCTGGCCAATGTTCTCACCCATCACCAGGTGTGGTTCAAAAGCTGCCCAGGCATCGCGGTGCTCCAGTACCTGGCGGGCGGCCAGGCCATAAGGCGCGAGTTTCGGGTTGGCGATCGCCAGGCGGCCTGGATACCCCGGATCCAGCAATTCAGGACCGACTTCGTTCTGGGGCAGGCTCGGTGCCCAGAGCACCAGGCGGCCGATGGCATAGGTGCGGCGGGTACCGGCTACGGCCTGGCCGTCGCGTTCAAGTGTCTCGGGGCGCGCCCGGTCGGCGGCCAGGAACAGGTCATAGGGCGCGCCGTTGATGATCTGTGCGTAATGTTTTCCGGTTGACGCCGCGGAGAGGGTCACGCGGTGCATTGATCGGCCCGGGTAGGCCTCGACCAGCTGGTCCAGCGTCGGGCTGAAATTGCTGGCGACCGCGATGCGCAGGGTGTCGGCGGACAGGCCCTGCGCCATTGCCAGGCCCAGCAGCAGCGTCAGCAGTGCAGGGGCGGCAAGTCTGCCCCAAGAAAAGGCCCGCGCGGGGCGGGCCTTCTCAAGGTGCGTGTAGTCGGACAAGGCCGTAATGGGCGATGCCGGCTCAGTCTTCACCCAGCGCGAAGCCCAGCAGATGGAGCAGGCTGGTGAACAGGTTGAAGATGGACACGAACAGCGTCACCGTGGCCATGATGTAGTTGGTCTCACCACCGCGCACGATCTGCTGCGTCTCGAACAGGATCAATCCGGCCATCAGCATGACGAACATGGCCGACACGGCCAGCATCAGCGGCTGGAACTGGAAGAACACGGCGCCCAGGCCGGCCAGGAAGGCCACCAGGATACCGACGAACAGGAACTTGCCCAGGAAGGAAAAGTCCCGCTTCGAGGTCAGCGCCAGGCCGGACATGGCCAGGAAAATGACCGCGGTGCCGCCCATGGCCATCATGACCAGTTCGGTGCCGTTGGAAAACGCCGTGGTGTACATGTTGATGATGGGCCCCAGCGTGGCGCCCATGAAGCCGGTCAGTGCGAACACGCTGACCAGGCCCCAGCCGCTGTTGCGCAACTTGGTGGTGGCGAACAGCAGGCCGAAATAGCCGACCAGGGTAATGAGCATGCCCGGGTGCGGCCAGTTCAAGGCCATGGACACGCCGGCCATGGCGGCCGAGAACAGCAGCGTCATGCCCAGCAACATATACGTGTTGCGCAGCACACGGTTCATGGTCAGCGCGTCGACGCGCTGGACAGACGGAGAATAGTGAATCTGGTTCATGTCAGGAAATGGCTCCCAAACGTTAACGATCAAGGCTTTAGGCACGTTTTTTAAGGCGAAGTTCCCGCCTGGCGCGCGCGCCGGATTCGCTTCTGCGCAGTAGGTTATAGCATTCCGCCGCGGGTTTCACCGGTCGGTGGTCATGGGCGGGAAAGGAAGTGGCGGAGGGGGTGGGATTCGAACCCACGAAGGGCTCTCACCCTTGCTGGTTTTCAAGACCAGTGCATTCAACCGCTCTGCCACCCCTCCGTGTAACCGGGTGTGTCGGTCAGGACGCGCAAGGATACCGGAAAATGGCCGCGTGGGCCACGGTTCAGGGTGAAATTCTTGCGTTTCTTTGAGCGTGATCGGCGAGCGCGGTGTTGGCACCAAAACCGTACTGTTCCACCAGTTCCATGACCTGACGGACGCTGATATCCAGCGCCGTCACCCGACTGGGTTCGACCAGGTGGGTGACACCTGACCAGGCGCTCGGGCAGGACGGGATATAGGTAATGACTCGGCCATCTTCCAGGCGCTGCATTTCCAGCCCGACGCGCTCGGAGTCGTCGAACCGGACCAGTACCGGCTGGACCGAGTTGGCCTCGGTCTCATCAAAGCCGCTTTTGATGCCCCGGATGATGCTGTAGCCGGGAACATTGATCAGCAGGCCGTCGAGTTTTTTCATCAGGCGGCCGGCGATGGTGTGGCGCGCGACCAGGCCGGCCACGAAGCAGAGCAGGATCACCACGACGAGTGCGATCAGGTTGGCTAACGCGATACCGCCCACCGTGTCGACTGGCAACCACGCAGCCAGCGGTTTGGCCACCATCATCATGACCAGCACGGCCTGGTAGCCCACCCAGGTGATGACGCCCACCGGAACCAGGAAAACGGCACCACCAATCAACGTGGTGAGCAGGAACTTGACGACCGGGTTCTTTTTCATGGGGTGACTTTACACCCTGACAGCCCACGCTGGCATCGGGTAGGCTTGCCCGCATATTCACGCAGGAGTTTCCGGATGTTTGAACGCAGATCCCTGGCCGCACTGCTGGCGGTTTCATTGATGGCGCCTGCCGCGCCCGCCCTGGCCGATGAAGAGGTGCTGCGGCGCACCGCCAATAACGGCAACCTGGTGATGGAGGACGTGCCGGAAATCCCGGCCTCGATCGTCTCCGACCTGAACCGGTACCAGAATGTCCGTTCGGCCAGTTTCCAGGCATGGGACGCCGACGGCAGCGCGCTGTATGTCCGCACCCGGTTCGGTGATGTGCCGCAAATTCACCGCGTCGCCCAGCCCGGTGGCGCGCGGACCCAGCTGACCTTCTTCAGCGAGCCCACCGGTGGCGTGTCGCGCCAGCCCAACGGTGACCGGATGGTGTTCACCATGGACGCCGGCGGCAGCGAGTTCGCGCAGATTTTCCTGCTCGACCCGCAGAGCTCGGATGATGCCGTCATGCTCACCGACGGCAGTTCACGTAACGGCATGGTGGTGTGGGATCGCGCCGGGGAGTCCGTGGCCTACCTTTCGACCCGTCGTAACGGTTCGTCGAACGATGTCTGGATGATGCAGGTCGACAACCCGGAAACCGCCGAGATGGTGCTGGAATCACCCGATGGCACCATGTGGGGCCCGTCCGATTTCTATGCCGATGACCAGAAGCTGCTGATCCTGAACTACGTGGGCAACGCCGACTCACGCGTCCACCTGCTGGACCTGGAGACGCGGCAGCTGTCGCGCCTGGCGGGCGATCCTGACAACCCCAGTTCCAACTTCCCGTTCGGTTTTGACCGCGAAGGGGAGGGCTTCTATTTCATTACCGATCAGGGCGGTGACTTCCGCCAGCTGGCCTGGCAGTCGCTAGCGCCGGGTGCTGACCCTGAGGTTGTGACCGGTGATATCAACTGGCATGTCGAGGGTGGCGCCATCAGCGATGATCGTCGCAAGATCGCGTTCACGGTGAACGAAGATGGCTTTTCCCGGCTGTACCTGATGGATGGTGACAGCCGCGAGTTCCGCGCGGTGGACGCCATTCCCACGGGCGTGATCGGCAACCTGGCGTTCAGCCCGGATGGTCGTTCGCTGGCGATGACGCTGAACACGCCGCAGACACCTAGCGATACCTTCGTGCTGGCGCTGGGTGAAGATCCGATGTCGTACGCCGGGCTGACGCGCTGGACATTCAGCGAAGTTGGCGGGTTGGATACCGACTCGTTCGCAGTGCCCGACCTGGTGCGCTACCCGACTTTCGACAGCAGCGATGGCGGTCCGGAAAACATTCCCGCCTGGGTATTCAGGCCCGAGGGCGAGGGGCCGTTCCCGGTCATCATCGCCATCCACGGCGGCCCGGAAAGCCAGTCGCGGCCCACGTTCTCCAGCACCTACCAGATGTGGGTCAACAAGCTGGGCGCGGCCGTGATCCGGCCCAATGTCCGCGGCTCGAATGGCTACGGCAAGCACTACATGGGCCTGGACAACGGCTTCAAGCGCGAAGACTCGGTCAAGGACATTGGCGCCTTGCTGGACTGGATCGCGACCCAGCCGGACCTGGACCAGGACCGCGTGGCGGTCTTCGGTGGCAGCTATGGGGGTTACATGGTGCTGGCCAGCGCGGTGCACTACAGCGACCGGCTGAAAGCCGCGGTGGACGTGGTCGGCATCAGCAATTTCGTGACCTTCCTGGAAAACACCCAGGACTACCGTCGTGACCTGCGCCGTGCCGAATATGGCGACGAGCGTGACCCCGACATGCGGGCCCACCTGGAGGCCATCAGCCCCAACCGCCATGTCGACAAGATCACGGTGCCGCTGTTCGTCGTCCAGGGCCAGAACGACCCGCGCGTGCCGGTCACCGAGGCCGAGCAGATCGTCGCGGCCATGCGCGCGCATGGCTCGCCGGTCTGGTACATGAACGCGCTCAACGAGGGCCATGGCTATGGCAAGAAGGAGAACAGCGACATCTACCAGCAGGCGACGGTCGTATTCTTCGAGAAGTTCCTCGTCGGCGATGACGAGGGCTGAGTTGTAGGAAATCACCCGCGCCGCGCGCGGGAAATTCCCTCCAAAACGTGTCATTTCCCCGTCGATCGCGTTGCCGGGTCGACGGGGAAGTGGTTCTTTCCTATAGTTGTTTCAGGGTCAAAGTAAAGGAGTTAGAAAAGGGAAGGCCAGCATAAAGGGGTTTGTGCCAGGCCTTGAAAAATGGACTGCATCCATCGGGATCATTACAAGGGGAGAATAACCATGATCCGAGTCCTTATCGTGGACGACCACGAACTGGTCCGTGCCGGACTGCGCCGTATCCTGGAAGAGAGCCCGGAGATCGGCGATATCTACGAGGTGGCGAGCGGAGAAGACGCCATCGACTTCAACCGGGAGCATCGTCCTGATGTCATCCTGCTCGACCTGGGCCTGCCAGGAATGTCAGCCTTCGAGGCGACTCGTCGGCTGGTTCATGCCCGAAGATCGGTTCGGGTCATCATCCTGGCCACTCATGCCAAGTCACCGTATCCCACGCGCATGCTGGACGAAGGCGCGCGCGGCTACCTGACCAAGGACTGTGACGCCGCCGAGTTAATGGAAGCGATTCACTCGGTCTGTGCCAACACCACCTACATTGGGGCAGAGGCTGCCAAGCAATTGGCGCTATCCATCCTTCCGGGCACCGCGGAGTCGCCGTTTGACGGCCTGTCCACGCGGGAAATGGAGGTCATGCTGAAGCTGACGGAGGGTGACCGTGTGCCGGACATCGCGTCCAAGCTGTGTCTCAGCCCGAAGACGATCGCGACCTATAAGTACCGCATCTACGACAAGCTGGGAACACGCAGCGAGGTTGACCTGCTGCGCATGGCGATGCGGTACGGCTTGCTGGAAGCCAGCTGAACCGGCATGGCCGCCCCGGGTTCCGGGGCGGCCTGCCTGAGGTGGATCAGTCCGCCGAGGCGGATGAACCCGAATCGCTCTTCAGGGTGTAGACACCCTTGGCGGCTGAGTCCGGCGTGGCCACGGCCTTTGGCTTTGACTCGGCCTTCGGCTCAGGCTTCGGCTCCGGTTTAGGTTCGGGCTTCGGCTCCGGCTTGGAGTCTGGCTTTGAAGCCGCTTTTTGCTCGGGTTTCGGCTCGGGCTTCGGTTCAGGCTTCGCTTTGGCCTCGGTCTTGGCCTCGGGCTTAGGGGCTGGCTCGGCTTTTGCCTCGGGCTTTGCCGCAGGCTCGGATTTGGCCTCCGCGCGGCTTTCGGCCTTGGTAGCGGGCGCCGCCGCAGCGTCCGACTTGGCCTCGGCCTTCTTCTTCGGCTTGGGCTTGGCCTTGGCCTTCGGCTTTGCGTCGGCCTTGGGTCCTTCGGCGCTCTTGGCCGGTTTCTCTGCTTTATCTGAGGTCGACTCAGTCGGCTTGGTCGCCTGGCTCACCTTGTCATTGCCATCCGCATTGCCCGCGTTTTCCGGGCGCGTATCGGACTTGGTGCTGCTGGTGCCGTAACGTGAACGACGTCGACGCGGCTGTGAATCATTGCCGTGCTTGTTGTCATCGGTTGACGCAGCCTGTTCTTCAGGCTTTTTGTCCTGTTGCGGCTTGTCGGCCTTGACCTTGTCACCCTTCGGCTCGGCCCCGTTACCCGTGGCCTTGTTGCCCTGGTTGTCGGACGGGCTGTTGGTCTGGTTATTCTGCGCAGACTGTCCGGAGCGTTTGCGGCCCCGGCCACCACGCCGGCGACGGCGCTTGCGACCTTCACCCTTGGGCTGTTCGCCGTTGGCCTGTGCATCCTTGGGCTGCTCGCCGCCGGCAGCCTCGGTCTTCTGGCCCTCGGACTGCTTTTTCGGTGATGCCTTCTTGCGACCGCCCGACGATTTCTCGTTCCTGGCGTTATCGCCCTGAGCGTTGGCTTTGCCACGGCCGCGACCGCGACCACCACGGCTGTTGCTCTTGCCACCCTGCGATGACTTACCCCGGGCCTGGTCCTGGGCGTCGGATTTGCGGCTGGCGGGCTTGTCCGCGTTGTCCTTCTTAGCAGAAGTCTTTGACGCGGTGGCCTGGGCGCTGTTGGCAGCCGTGTCCGTCTTGGCATCACCAGCGAACAGCATGCGTCCCAGGCGGGTGAAGAAACCGGGCGACTCTTCACTGGCCGGGGCCGCGTCGTCACCCTGCGCCTGTTCTGCGCTTGCACGCTTGGGGGCAGGGCGGGCGTGCTGGGCCTTGACCGCCGGGGCGGCAGGCGCGGCAGCCATGGTCTGTTCATTGGCAACCAGTTCGGCCGCGGGGGCTTCCACGCGGTCGTAGCTGACATCGTTGGTCACGTCGCTCTTGCGTACGCGCAGGATTTCGAAGGCAGGGGTCACCATGTGCTCGTTGGCCACCAGGACCACGGGCACGTGGTGACGTCGCTCGATATCGGCCAGCGCCTTGCGCTTTTCGTTCAGCAGGAAGTTGGCGGCCTTCGTGGGCACCTGAACGATGACCTGGCCGGTGAATTCCTTCATGGCTTCTTCTTCGGCCAGGCGCAGCACCGACAGCGCCAGCGATTCAACGCTGCGGATATAACCCTGGCCTTCGCAGCGAGGGCAGAGCACCTGGCTGGATTCGGCGATCGACGGGCGCAGGCGCTGGCGGGACATCTCCAGCAGGCCGAAGCGGCTGATCTTGCCGGTCTGTACGCGGGCCTTGTCCATCTGCAGGGCGCGGCGCAGGCGCTCTTCCACGGAGCGCTGGTTTTTGCGGTTCATCATGTCGATGAAATCGATGACGATCAGGCCGCCCAGGTCGCGCAGGCGCAACTGGCGAGCGATTTCATCGGCCGCTTCCAGGTTCGTGTTGTGCGCGGTCTCCTCGATATCGGAACCCTTGGTGGCGCGCGCCGAGTTGATGTCGATGGACAGCATGGCCTCGGTGGGGTCGAACACCACGGAACCACCGCTGGGCAGGTGTACCGTGCGGGCAAAGGCCGACTCGATCTGGCTCTCGATC
Coding sequences within:
- the lolA gene encoding outer membrane lipoprotein chaperone LolA, translated to MKRMLLIGLMLGLPVLAPAQDAPQGARDQLRVFGDGLDALTARFEQAVTGPDGELVDHGSGTVSVRRPDLFRWSYEGEFPELIIADGENVWLYDEALEQVTVRPQSALAADSPLMLLTNPDDIDAQFTVTELGTIDGAMLLELSTRGGDAEFDRVLIGFAENRPVSMVMEDAFGMRTEIRFGEVQRNPELEPGQFAFTPPDGVDVVGELADDAEAFGLDDASQ
- the modA gene encoding molybdate ABC transporter substrate-binding protein, which codes for MKTEPASPITALSDYTHLEKARPARAFSWGRLAAPALLTLLLGLAMAQGLSADTLRIAVASNFSPTLDQLVEAYPGRSMHRVTLSAASTGKHYAQIINGAPYDLFLAADRARPETLERDGQAVAGTRRTYAIGRLVLWAPSLPQNEVGPELLDPGYPGRLAIANPKLAPYGLAARQVLEHRDAWAAFEPHLVMGENIGQAWLFVASGNADMGLVAASQWQLAKRRSMAGGPGSAWSVPAEWHEPIVQQMVLLRDTPAARDFYAFLASEDARRIITDAGYDTVAGHD
- a CDS encoding S9 family peptidase, with amino-acid sequence MFERRSLAALLAVSLMAPAAPALADEEVLRRTANNGNLVMEDVPEIPASIVSDLNRYQNVRSASFQAWDADGSALYVRTRFGDVPQIHRVAQPGGARTQLTFFSEPTGGVSRQPNGDRMVFTMDAGGSEFAQIFLLDPQSSDDAVMLTDGSSRNGMVVWDRAGESVAYLSTRRNGSSNDVWMMQVDNPETAEMVLESPDGTMWGPSDFYADDQKLLILNYVGNADSRVHLLDLETRQLSRLAGDPDNPSSNFPFGFDREGEGFYFITDQGGDFRQLAWQSLAPGADPEVVTGDINWHVEGGAISDDRRKIAFTVNEDGFSRLYLMDGDSREFRAVDAIPTGVIGNLAFSPDGRSLAMTLNTPQTPSDTFVLALGEDPMSYAGLTRWTFSEVGGLDTDSFAVPDLVRYPTFDSSDGGPENIPAWVFRPEGEGPFPVIIAIHGGPESQSRPTFSSTYQMWVNKLGAAVIRPNVRGSNGYGKHYMGLDNGFKREDSVKDIGALLDWIATQPDLDQDRVAVFGGSYGGYMVLASAVHYSDRLKAAVDVVGISNFVTFLENTQDYRRDLRRAEYGDERDPDMRAHLEAISPNRHVDKITVPLFVVQGQNDPRVPVTEAEQIVAAMRAHGSPVWYMNALNEGHGYGKKENSDIYQQATVVFFEKFLVGDDEG
- the modB gene encoding molybdate ABC transporter permease subunit, producing the protein MIETGALLLSLKLAAVSTAVLLLLGIPLAWGLSCWRWRGRFLVDAIIALPLVLPPTVLGFYLLLAMGPEGFAGRITQALGGSTLAFSFTGLVIGSVIYSLPFVVQPVQNAFMAIGRSPMEAAATLGASPLDRFFTVALPLARPGILTAAALGFAHTLGEFGVVLMIGGNIPGETRVASIAVYDHVETMQWGEAHALSLVLLLMSFILLAAIFAFNRRARWLGS
- a CDS encoding DUF502 domain-containing protein, with translation MKKNPVVKFLLTTLIGGAVFLVPVGVITWVGYQAVLVMMMVAKPLAAWLPVDTVGGIALANLIALVVVILLCFVAGLVARHTIAGRLMKKLDGLLINVPGYSIIRGIKSGFDETEANSVQPVLVRFDDSERVGLEMQRLEDGRVITYIPSCPSAWSGVTHLVEPSRVTALDISVRQVMELVEQYGFGANTALADHAQRNARISP
- the modC gene encoding molybdenum ABC transporter ATP-binding protein, which encodes MSIRGHMVLARESFSMDAMFDFPGRGVTGIQGPSGAGKTTLLRAIAGLEKVQRGQLVVNAATWQDNNTCVPVHRRRVGFVFQDARLFDHLDVQGNLDYAGRRGDGVDTQQLSQAIDLLGIGPLLKRRTQGLSGGEQKRVAIARALARGPALLLLDEPMAGLDRDRRDTLLPWLERLQRELEIPVLMVSHDTTEIDRLCDHLALMDAGRMTASGPIQAVLTDTGLATTRSPGAGSILAARVSGYDARWKLNMLDIAGGRLVLPGPALQTQSKVRIRIAARDVSITLQPPADSSILNCLRATVESLVDVGPGQVIARLACGADQVLARVTTRSVDALGLEPGAAVYIQVKSLALLN
- a CDS encoding Bax inhibitor-1/YccA family protein, which gives rise to MNQIHYSPSVQRVDALTMNRVLRNTYMLLGMTLLFSAAMAGVSMALNWPHPGMLITLVGYFGLLFATTKLRNSGWGLVSVFALTGFMGATLGPIINMYTTAFSNGTELVMMAMGGTAVIFLAMSGLALTSKRDFSFLGKFLFVGILVAFLAGLGAVFFQFQPLMLAVSAMFVMLMAGLILFETQQIVRGGETNYIMATVTLFVSIFNLFTSLLHLLGFALGED
- the crcB gene encoding fluoride efflux transporter CrcB; translated protein: MNALGVQLLAVAFGGAVGAGLRFLVGMGVHHWMGKGFPWGTLAVNIIGSALIGYCLVILPEQQGASPLPRLLLITGVLGGFTTYSAFSVETLQLFHAGQLQRAMLNVLVTVACCLAAVWVGHALARWLHGAA
- a CDS encoding aldo/keto reductase, yielding MNPTPLGPNGPHFSPLIQGYWRLDEWGYSAAELLDFIKGHVDLGITTVDHAAVYGGFTCEEQFGDALALDPALRERLQVVTKFGIHIPSARFPDCQLGHYDTDAETIIHSVEASLSNLRTDRIDLLLLHRPDPLLNASDVANAFEQLHASGKVLHFGVSNFTPRQFELLQSALSVPLVTNQVEINPLNDAVLWDGTLDQAQQQGVRPMAWSCLAGGRIFDANDEDGARLWAELKTVGEELGGASPDQVAYAWALRLPSRPLPIIGSGNLGRVRATVGALSLQLNREQWFRILAAGQGAGVP
- the serS gene encoding serine--tRNA ligase, with the translated sequence MLDPVLLRKDPAAVAARLQARGYTLDVDRYQALEERRKATQERLESLKAERNQSAKSIGQAKARGEDIQPLLDAVARLGQELEQLEGEFRAVREEQTAWLLEMPNMAADGVPAGNDDNDNLEVRRWGEPPAFDFQPRDHVELGQGTGLLDSEAAAKLSGARFTVLRGPMARLHRALAQFMLDTHTGDHGYTEVYLPYLVNGDAMQGTGQLPKFADDAFATTDEPPRYLVPTAEVPMTNLAAGEIIEADDLPLKLTSQTPCFRREAGSHGRDTRGMIRQHQFEKVELVQVTRPEDSLDALDQLTGHAETILQKLGLAYRVVVLCTGDMGFAARKTHDIEVWLPGQDAYREISSCSDCGDFQARRMQARWRNPETGKPELAHTLNGSGLAVGRTLIAVLENYQQRDGSVVIPEVLRPYMGGMDVIPAP